In Necator americanus strain Aroian chromosome IV, whole genome shotgun sequence, the following proteins share a genomic window:
- a CDS encoding hypothetical protein (NECATOR_CHRIV.G16326.T1), producing MNVASTWFYVHVSHSSRRDPLSGTLQKMSSPGRTAVQFKSFIETTNTNTSLCRGDSGSPLFQMNKRKQYVQIGIASSVEQKCTFDTNGAIDSWMCVTTLTGFAR from the exons ATGAATGTTGCTTCAACTTGGTTCTACGTCCACGTTTCACATT CAAGCAGGCGTGACCCACTTTCTGGAACCTTGCAGAAAATGAGCTCACCAGGAAGAACAGCTGTTCAGTTCAAATCCTTCATCGAAACTACGAACACTAATACTTCGTTGTGTAGG GGCGACAGTGGCAGCCCACTCTTCcaaatgaacaaaagaaaacaatacgTGCAGATCGGCATAGCTTCCTCAGTGGAACAAAAGTGCACATTCGATACTAATG GCGCAATAGATTCGTGGATGTGCGTCACTACCTTGACTGGATTTGCACGGTAA
- a CDS encoding hypothetical protein (NECATOR_CHRIV.G16324.T1) yields the protein MKSLSWEERGIRVDGRFLSNLRFADDIVLFSSSTNEAEMMLNELNETEKRIGLRTNIKKTQFMKNVCCEDGGGQLEGSQIVGTSSYVYLGRSMNMENDLKDELNRRMRAALAAFAAVREATDQLTDQDLRAHLFDSTVLPALYYAAETWADTAVTSTKLLTTHRALERCLLKFNRRTQYLAGLRSSDSKGMSRLRDTAEYVSKAKHGWVGHTMRKIDDRWTKRTLEWILRDPERPRERPPTRWGAVFATQMDQL from the coding sequence atgaaatcactatcctgggaagaaaggggcatacgtgttgatggaagatttctttcgaaccttcgtttcgcggacgacatcgttctcttttcgagcagtaccaatgaagcagaaatgatgctcaacgaattgaacgaaacagagaagagaataggactgcgaacaAACataaagaagacacagttcatgaagaatgtctgctgcgaggacggaggaggacaacttgaaggctcccaaatcgtggggacttcgtcatacgtatacctcggacgttctatgaacatggaaaacgacttgaaggacgaactgaatagaagaatgagagcagctttggcagcattcgcagccgtcagggaagctacggaccaactaacggaccaagatcttcgtgcccatcttttcgactcgacagtccttccagcgctctattacgcagcggagacgtgggcagacaccgcggtcACGTCTacgaagctacttactactcacagagcccttgagagatgtctcctgaagtttaaccggcgcacacaataccttgccggtcttcgtagctccgactcaaaaggaatgtcccgtcttcgcgatacagcggaatatgtatcgaaagcaaaacatggaTGGGTCGGTCACACCATGAGaaaaatcgacgatagatggactaaaagaacgctagagtggatcctaAGAGACCCTGAACGCCCTCGAgagagaccgccaacgagatggggtgccGTGTTCGCTACACAGATGGACCAGCTGTGA
- a CDS encoding hypothetical protein (NECATOR_CHRIV.G16325.T1) produces the protein MKKDHRRWTWESPNGATRAEIDHILTNRRWCILDVSVVPSFCTGSDHRLLRAKIRLSHTMEKNICYRQRGRKEVVYDDCVLENSLSQGDWHIEEDPNVDYEMLLRGLRACAERASKPRTTNLDRISKTTKELLERRRALRLDPNASHIERLVANTSCRKALQEYLLKYRQKKILEAAQRSTSLKKCRRDLREYNIPLATLLSEDGIRTSSRREVEIITERFYSKLFRSSTPVSSPIILTGEVPPRILPSEVRVAIKSMKPGTASGHDFISADFLRAGGHPLHVVLAAHMTSYLQKERIPDQWKTSRTVLIHKKGDREDLRNYRPICLLSVLYKVFTKIILTRISRTLDEAQPQEQAGFRQGFSCLDHIQTLSRVIEVCRALLPTPSPVPCSDLRRL, from the coding sequence atgaaaaaggatcatcgtcggtggacatgggaatcgcccaatggcgcgactcgtgcggagatcgaccatatactcaccaaccggaggtggtgtatacttgacgtctcagtagtaccatccttttgtactggttctgatcaccgtcttcttcgtgcgaaaatacgacttagccacacgatggaaaagaacatctgctatcggcagcgagggagaaaagaagttgtctacgacgattgcgtactcgagaactccttgtcccaaggtgactggcacatcgaggaggacccaaacgtggactacgagatgctgctcagaggattacgagcctgtgctgagcgtgcctcgaagccgcgcacgacaaacttggatcgaatttcgaagaccaccaaggaattgttggaaagaagaagggctttgaggctcgatccgaatgcatcgcacattgagcggttagtagcaaacactagctgcagaaaagcgttgcaggagtatcttttgaagtacaggcagaagaagattctggaagcagcgcAAAGAAgtacgagtctaaagaagtgtcgcagggatctccgcgaatataatattccgctagcaactttgctgagcgaagacgggattcgcacgtcttctcgtcgtgaggtggaaatcattacggagaggttctactcgaaacttttccgttcatcaacccctgtgtcaagcccgatcatcctcACTGGTGAAgttccaccacggattctcccttcggaagtacgagtcgctatcaagagcatgaaacctggcacagcctcCGGacatgattttatatcagcagactttcttcgcgctggtggccatccgcttcatgtagtcttagcagcgcacatgacatcctatcttcagaaagaaaggatcccagaccagtggaagacctcgcgaaccgttcttatccataagaaaggtgaccgagaggaccttcggaactaccgtccgatatgcttgctgagcgtgttatacaaagtattcaccaagatcatcctcacgcgcatatctaggacgctggacgaagctcagcctcaagaacaagccggattccgccaggggttcagctgcttggaccacatccagaccttGTCGAGAGTCATAGAGGTATGCCGGGCCTTGTTACCCACCCCTTCACCTGTCCCTTGTTCtgaccttcgtcgactatga
- a CDS encoding hypothetical protein (NECATOR_CHRIV.G16323.T1) — protein MSNVRSAALRENRRESEDIEQRFARQMANADREQRRCQSENDNQRSARLLSNAQRGQRRRQNEGSEQCSARRPANAERQRRQRQNEPDEQRAERLCNDSERHIRRDAAPGMTGLALRSRITDVNYLGALENRCSNCGALHFAFQVKRQHPNIFSDCCDRGRFNLNLFEEFSEQLKQLFARDRAAPTDVTHRQRNFLENIRNFNSALAMALMGAQVHTISGRGPYCHRIHDQICH, from the coding sequence ATGAGCAACGTTCGGTCAGCAGCGCTTCGGGAAAATAGACGCGAAAGCGAAGACATTGAACAGCGTTTTGCTCGGCAGATGGCAAATGCAGACCGTGAGCAGAGGCGATGCCAAAGTGAAAACGATAATCAGCGGTCTGCTAGACTACTGTCAAATGCCCAACGTGGACAAAGGCGGCGTCAAAATGAGGGTTCTGAGCAATGTTCTGCAAGACGCCCTGCAAACGCTGAGCGCCAACGAAGGCAACGACAGAATGAACCAGATGAACAGCGCGCTGAACGCTTGTGCAACGACTCCGAAAGACATATTCGCCGTGATGCCGCTCCTGGAATGACAGGTTTAGCACTGCGTTCTCGCATTACGGATGTGAACTACCTTGGAGCACTAGAAAACCGCTGTTCAAATTGTGGAGCGTTGCACTTCGCCTTTCAAGTAAAGCGACAGCATCCGAACATCTTTTCTGATTGCTGCGACCGAGGGCGATTCAACTTGAATCTGTTTGAGGAGTTTTCAGAGCAATTAAAACAGCTCTTTGCACGAGATAGAGCGGCTCCCACCGACGTGACGCATCGCCAGCGCAACTTCcttgaaaatataagaaacTTCAACTCTGCCCTTGCGATGGCTTTGATGGGAGCTCAAGTTCAcacaatttctggaagaggGCCGTACTGTCACCGAATTCACGACCAAATATGTCACTGA
- a CDS encoding hypothetical protein (NECATOR_CHRIV.G16321.T1) yields the protein MSIKVFHLLGIFLTINCKKITPRENFLLNQCCGGRRPTCPFKVLNGKSVKENEFPFIATLRYSKGEMEEMCGGSLISPLHVLTAAHCILRINDSITESCKKDRNGGIFKFGFNDKPKDWSVYIGSGCSVPEECEKRRQVREILLRGDYNPCGSSNNDIAIIELKSRIPGWRWKSICLPSKDQRLRKVLHSAGTGSDHELQVCIPCQTFLAWRSRKFCGEPEVDKHTEY from the exons ATGTCCATCAAAGTATTCCATCTTCTCGGCATATTCCTCACAATCAATTGTAAAAAGATAACTCCACGAGAGAATTTCCTTTTGAATCAATGTTGTGGAGGACGCAGACCAA CATGTCCGTTCAAAGTTTTAAATGGGAAGAGcgtaaaagaaaacgaatttCCGTTTATTGCAACTCTTAGATATAGTAAAG GTGAAATGGAGGAAATGTGCGGTGGCTCACTGATCTCTCCGTTACACGTGCTTACAGCCGCTCATTGCATACTAAGAATAAATGACTCGATTACGGAATCGTGCAAAAAGGACCGTAACGGAGGAAT TTTCAAATTTGGCTTCAACGACAAACCGAAGGACTGGTCAGTGTACATTGGAAGCGGTTGTAGTGTGCCGGAAGAATGCGAAAAACGCCGCCAGGTGCGAGAG ATTCTTCTCCGAGGAGACTATAATCCTTGCGGTAGCAGTAATAACGATATTGCAATTATTGAATTAAAAAGCCGAATCCCAGGATGGCGATGGAAGTCAATTTGCCTTCCGAGCAAAGATCAACGTCTTCGAAAAGTTCTTCATTCAGCAGGCACCGGTTCAGATC ATGAACTGCAAGTCTGTATACCGTGTCAGACTTTTCTTGCATGGAGAAGCCGAAAATTCTGTGGAGAGCCTGAGGTGGACAAACATACCGAGTATTGA
- a CDS encoding hypothetical protein (NECATOR_CHRIV.G16322.T1) yields the protein MAAQQRLRNVRNSDCDPNLVLFLSEWFARTNAYAQSFKMMSEVEQMEIAAAQRENRQTIPIRMVFDHSRERGFARGQYATPTANKVAVVYVGEENDVPASRSLAVHLRQAAGSTLMSISDIDKRCDLLTYPLLFPTGRGGWDPILVDNDGAQIAQMKYYDHLFSIRESFNPILHAGKLFQPFAVNAYVKIEQNRLNYQRVRQVDLRSDSYRRLQNYLAGEDSDKPPVAELSWRLHTLAVRKPMQQ from the coding sequence ATGGCTGCCCAACAGCGCCTTAGGAATGTGCGGAATTCTGACTGCGACCCTAACCTTGTGTTGTTTCTGAGTGAATGGTTTGCCCGTACCAATGCTTACGCTCAATCATTTAAAATGATGAGCGAAGTGGAGCAAATGGAAATAGCGGCAGCTCAGCGAGAAAATCGGCAAACCATACCGATTCGCATGGTATTCGATCACAGCAGAGAGAGGGGTTTCGCAAGAGGACAGTACGCTACTCCTACTGCGAACAAAGTGGCAGTCGTATACGTGGGAGAAGAAAACGACGTTCCTGCAAGCAGGAGTCTTGCTGTCCATCTTCGACAGGCTGCAGGATCAACGTTGATGAGCATCAGTGACATAGATAAACGTTGCGATCTTCTCACGTATCCACTCCTCTTTCCAACCGGTAGAGGTGGATGGGATCCGATCTTAGTTGATAATGACGGAGCTCAAATCGCTCAAATGAAGTATTACGATCACCTCTTCTCCATTCGTGAGTCTTTCAATCCAATTCTGCATGCGGGTAAACTCTTTCAACCGTTTGCTGTTAACGCTTACGTCAAGATAGAGCAGAACAGACTAAATTACCAAAGGGTGCGTCAGGTTGATCTCCGTTCTGATTCTTATAGACGGTTACAGAATTATTTGGCCGGTGAAGATAGCGATAAACCACCAGTAGCAGAGTTATCTTGGCGTCTTCACACATTGGCAGTCCGAAAACCTATGCAGCAATAA
- a CDS encoding hypothetical protein (NECATOR_CHRIV.G16324.T2), whose amino-acid sequence MMLNELNETEKRIGLRTNIKKTQFMKNVCCEDGGGQLEGSQIVGTSSYVYLGRSMNMENDLKDELNRRMRAALAAFAAVREATDQLTDQDLRAHLFDSTVLPALYYAAETWADTAVTSTKLLTTHRALERCLLKFNRRTQYLAGLRSSDSKGMSRLRDTAEYVSKAKHGWVGHTMRKIDDRWTKRTLEWILRDPERPRERPPTRWGAVFATQMDQL is encoded by the coding sequence atgatgctcaacgaattgaacgaaacagagaagagaataggactgcgaacaAACataaagaagacacagttcatgaagaatgtctgctgcgaggacggaggaggacaacttgaaggctcccaaatcgtggggacttcgtcatacgtatacctcggacgttctatgaacatggaaaacgacttgaaggacgaactgaatagaagaatgagagcagctttggcagcattcgcagccgtcagggaagctacggaccaactaacggaccaagatcttcgtgcccatcttttcgactcgacagtccttccagcgctctattacgcagcggagacgtgggcagacaccgcggtcACGTCTacgaagctacttactactcacagagcccttgagagatgtctcctgaagtttaaccggcgcacacaataccttgccggtcttcgtagctccgactcaaaaggaatgtcccgtcttcgcgatacagcggaatatgtatcgaaagcaaaacatggaTGGGTCGGTCACACCATGAGaaaaatcgacgatagatggactaaaagaacgctagagtggatcctaAGAGACCCTGAACGCCCTCGAgagagaccgccaacgagatggggtgccGTGTTCGCTACACAGATGGACCAGCTGTGA
- a CDS encoding hypothetical protein (NECATOR_CHRIV.G16321.T2), whose protein sequence is MSIKVFHLLGIFLTINCKKITPRENFLLNQCCGGRRPTCPFKVLNGKSVKENEFPFIATLRYSKGEMEEMCGGSLISPLHVLTAAHCILRINDSITESCKKDRNGGIFKFGFNDKPKDWSVYIGSGCSVPEECEKRRQVREILLRGDYNPCGSSNNDIAIIELKSRIPGWRWKSICLPSKDQRLRKVLHSAGTGSDRKSAC, encoded by the exons ATGTCCATCAAAGTATTCCATCTTCTCGGCATATTCCTCACAATCAATTGTAAAAAGATAACTCCACGAGAGAATTTCCTTTTGAATCAATGTTGTGGAGGACGCAGACCAA CATGTCCGTTCAAAGTTTTAAATGGGAAGAGcgtaaaagaaaacgaatttCCGTTTATTGCAACTCTTAGATATAGTAAAG GTGAAATGGAGGAAATGTGCGGTGGCTCACTGATCTCTCCGTTACACGTGCTTACAGCCGCTCATTGCATACTAAGAATAAATGACTCGATTACGGAATCGTGCAAAAAGGACCGTAACGGAGGAAT TTTCAAATTTGGCTTCAACGACAAACCGAAGGACTGGTCAGTGTACATTGGAAGCGGTTGTAGTGTGCCGGAAGAATGCGAAAAACGCCGCCAGGTGCGAGAG ATTCTTCTCCGAGGAGACTATAATCCTTGCGGTAGCAGTAATAACGATATTGCAATTATTGAATTAAAAAGCCGAATCCCAGGATGGCGATGGAAGTCAATTTGCCTTCCGAGCAAAGATCAACGTCTTCGAAAAGTTCTTCATTCAGCAGGCACCGGTTCAGATCGTAAGTCAGCATGTTGA